A window of Fragaria vesca subsp. vesca linkage group LG7, FraVesHawaii_1.0, whole genome shotgun sequence contains these coding sequences:
- the LOC101303468 gene encoding uncharacterized protein LOC101303468 — translation MRDEESRRKRTRCLACIAFGVIAQTIIIVLFVVIVMRVKTPKVRLESVGVTTLTASNSSLKASIDALVTVKNKNFGHYKFESAKATFSYKGTNIGEGTISKDKAKAKKTKKINVTVSLNSDKITASDISSGNVTLTAYAKLDGKVHLLNIIKKKKSSELNCTIHVDTKAKAVHVLSCK, via the coding sequence ATGAGGGACGAAGAAAGTCGCCGGAAGAGAACCAGGTGCCTGGCATGCATAGCTTTCGGAGTCATAGCGCAGACGATTATCATCGTCCTCTTCGTGGTGATAGTCATGCGCGTCAAGACCCCAAAAGTCCGTCTAGAATCCGTCGGCGTCACCACTCTCACCGCAAGCAACTCCTCCTTAAAAGCCAGTATCGACGCGCTTGTCACAGTCAAGAACAAGAACTTCGGGCACTACAAGTTCGAGAGCGCCAAGGCGACTTTTAGCTACAAAGGGACTAATATAGGAGAGGGCACCATATCCAAGGACAAAGCCAAGGCGAAGAAGACCAAGAAGATCAATGTGACGGTGTCGTTGAACTCGGACAAGATCACGGCGAGCGACATAAGCTCCGGGAATGTGACATTGACGGCGTATGCTAAGTTGGACGGTAAGGTTCATCTTCTGAACATTATCAAGAAGAAGAAGTCTTCCGAGTTGAACTGCACCATTCATGTGGATACTAAGGCCAAAGCGGTACATGTTTTGAGTTGCAAGTGA
- the LOC101302986 gene encoding anthocyanidin 5,3-O-glucosyltransferase-like: MGGGSDAIVLYPYPGLGHLISMVELGKLLLTHHPSFSITILASTAPTTIAATAKLVASSNDQLTNYIKAVSATNPAINFHHLPIISLPENVNKQNLPFEYARLQIPNILQTLTSNTKALILDMFCDALFDVAKDLNIPTFFFYTSAGRSLAVLINIPTFHRTVNSLSDYGDTPISIPGMPPLPVTTLPKLLFDRSTNFYKSFLSMSTHMAISDGIILNTFDLLEERALKALRAGLCLPNQPTPPIFTVGPLISGRSGDNDEHESLKWLNNQPKDSVVFLCFGSMGVFSIKQLEAMALGLEKSGQRFLWVVRNPPIEELGVEDPSLEDILPKGFVERTKERGLVVRKWAPQVEVLSHDSVGGFVTHCGWNSVLEAVCNGVPMVAWPLYAEQKLSRIFLVEEMKVAVGVKENETGFVSAEELEKKVKELMDSERGEEIRGRVLEFRNGGVKAKEEGGSSIASLAELAQLWKQN; the protein is encoded by the coding sequence ATGGGTGGAGGTAGTGATGCTATTGTTTTGTATCCATATCCAGGACTAGGTCACCTGATTTCCATGGTAGAGCTTGGCAAGCTCTTACTCACTCACCACCCTTCTTTCTCCATCACAATCCTCGCCTCTACCGCCCCGACCACCATCGCCGCCACAGCCAAGCTCGTCGCCAGCTCCAACGATCAGTTAACAAACTACATCAAAGCCGTCTCTGCCACCAACCCCGCCATCAACTTCCACCACCTCCCAATCATTTCTCTCCCAGAAAACGTCAACAAGCAAAACCTCCCTTTCGAATATGCACGTCTCCAAATCCCCAACATCCTCCAAACCCTAACCTCAAACACTAAAGCCCTTATTCTCGACATGTTTTGCGACGCATTATTCGACGTTGCGAAAGACCTAAACATCCCTACATTCTTCTTCTACACCTCAGCCGGAAGAAGCCTCGCCGTCCTAATCAACATCCCTACCTTCCATCGCACAGTCAACAGTCTTTCGGACTACGGCGACACCCCCATTTCCATTCCCGGCATGCCTCCCCTTCCTGTCACAACACTGCCTAAGCTCTTGTTCGACCGCTCTACTAATTTCTACAAGAGCTTCCTGTCAATGTCAACTCACATGGCAATCTCGGATGGGATCATTCTCAACACGTTTGATTTGCTTGAAGAGAGAGCTCTCAAGGCGTTGAGGGCTGGACTGTGCTTGCCTAACCAGCCCACACCTCCGATCTTCACCGTCGGACCGTTGATCTCCGGGAGGAGTGGAGATAATGACGAGCATGAAAGCTTGAAGTGGCTAAACAACCAGCCTAAAGACAGCGTTGTGTTTCTATGTTTCGGAAGCATGGGAGTTTTTAGTATCAAACAATTGGAGGCAATGGCTTTAGGGTTAGAGAAAAGTGGGCAGAGGTTCTTGTGGGTGGTACGTAATCCACCTATAGAAGAGTTGGGAGTAGAGGACCCTAGTTTGGAGGATATATTACCAAAGGGTTTTGTGGAGAGAACAAAGGAGAGGGGACTGGTGGTGAGGAAGTGGGCGCCGCAGGTGGAGGTACTGAGTCATGACTCGGTGGGAGGGTTTGTGACTCACTGCGGATGGAACTCGGTTTTGGAGGCAGTGTGTAATGGGGTGCCTATGGTGGCGTGGCCTTTGTACGCGGAGCAGAAGCTGAGCAGAATTTTTTTGGTGGAGGAGATGAAGGTGGCTGTGGGGGTGAAAGAGAATGAAACAGGGTTCGTGAGTGCGGAAGAGTTGGAGAAGAAAGTGAAGGAGTTGATGGACTCGGAGAGAGGGGAGGAAATAAGAGGGAGGGTTTTGGAGTTCAGAAATGGTGGCGTGAAGGCCAAGGAAGAAGGTGGGTCTTCTATTGCTTCCTTGGCCGAGTTGGCTCAGTTGTGGAAGCAAAACTAA
- the LOC101302889 gene encoding uncharacterized protein LOC101302889 — MAENKEAAATSPYPLMPSAPSYMRSDQEAAASAPPSAEELRHKKRMRCLLYVSIFAVFQVVVITVFALTVMKIKSPKFRVRTASITGFEVGSASNPSFNLEMDVHFGVKNTNFGHFEYEDGIVVFTYRDVRIGQTNVEEERVRARSTRKVDVSSVDLTSRGLPANSRLGSDISTGIIPITISSKLDGKIHLMKIIKKKKSAQMNCTMEVVLATKSVQNVVCK; from the coding sequence ATGGCGGAGAATAAGGAAGCAGCAGCAACATCTCCCTATCCGTTGATGCCCTCCGCCCCTAGCTACATGCGGAGCGATCAGGAAGCCGCAGCATCTGCCCCGCCGAGCGCGGAGGAGCTGCGTCACAAGAAGCGCATGAGGTGCCTTCTCTATGTATCCATCTTTGCCGTTTTCCAAGTTGTAGTCATAACAGTCTTTGCACTCACCGTGATGAAAATCAAGAGCCCTAAATTCCGGGTCCGGACGGCGTCTATCACTGGTTTTGAAGTCGGCAGCGCCTCGAATCCGTCGTTTAATTTGGAAATGGACGTTCATTTTGGGGTGAAGAACACCAACTTTGGTCACTTCGAGTATGAAGATGGCATTGTTGTGTTTACATATAGAGATGTGAGAATTGGTCAGACCAATGTGGAGGAGGAACGTGTTAGGGCAAGATCGACTAGGAAGGTGGACGTCTCATCGGTGGACTTGACTTCAAGAGGTTTGCCGGCAAACTCACGGTTGGGGAGTGATATTAGTACCGGGATTATTCCGATTACGATATCGTCGAAGTTGGATGGGAAGATTCATCTGATGAAGATTATCAAGAAGAAGAAGTCTGCGCAGATGAACTGCACCATGGAAGTTGTTCTGGCCACAAAGTCTGTTCAAAATGTAGTATGCAAGTGA
- the LOC101303177 gene encoding uncharacterized protein LOC101303177 produces MAERNQEAYPFAPYANGQAMARSDAESSRAHSDHELRKKKRIKCLIYIAVFAVFQIIVITVFALTVMKIKSPKFRIKSITVQDLTTSNSANPSLSMSFVAEVSVKNPNFGRYKYDQTSISFIYEGTQVGDAVVPKATARTKATRKEIVSGAVKTVNSNLASDISAGSVTLSTYSKINGKVYLMNMIKKKKSAEMKCTMVVHLSSKQVQDIKCN; encoded by the coding sequence ATGGCAGAGAGGAATCAAGAAGCTTACCCTTTCGCACCATACGCTAATGGCCAAGCCATGGCTAGAAGCGATGCAGAATCTTCAAGAGCTCACTCCGATCATGAGCTACGAAAAAAGAAGCGCATCAAATGTCTAATCTACATCGCCGTCTTCGCTGTGTTCCAGATCATAGTCATAACCGTCTTCGCGCTCACCGTCATGAAAATCAAGAGCCCCAAGTTCCGTATCAAATCCATCACGGTTCAGGACCTCACCACCTCAAACAGTGCTAACCCTTCGCTTTCTATGAGTTTCGTCGCTGAAGTTTCTGTCAAGAACCCTAATTTCGGGCGGTACAAGTATGATCAGACCTCCATTAGCTTCATTTACGAGGGCACTCAAGTTGGGGACGCTGTTGTTCCTAAGGCAACGGCTAGGACTAAAGCGACCAGGAAGGAGATCGTGTCCGGCGCTGTGAAAACCGTTAATTCGAACTTGGCCAGTGATATAAGTGCAGGGTCTGTGACGCTAAGCACGTACTCGAAGATAAACGGGAAGGTTTACTTGATGAACATGATCAAGAAGAAGAAGTCAGCTGAGATGAAATGCACCATGGTCGTTCATTTGTCAAGTAAACAAGTCCAGGATATCAAATGCAATTAG